A part of Scleropages formosus chromosome 3, fSclFor1.1, whole genome shotgun sequence genomic DNA contains:
- the LOC108935148 gene encoding kinesin-associated protein 3-like — MQSEDARFLQRKVKGGSIDVHPTEKALVVQYEVEATILGEMGAPMLGERKECQKIIRLKSLNSNTDIASLARKVVDECRLIHPSKLAEVEQLLYYLQNRRKSNGKEKKEKRQIKPRDLTPFEGMEIDEEANINNIDDYVELLYEDIPEKVRGSTLILQLARNPDNLKELLHNETALGALARVLREDWKQSVELATTIIYIFFCFSSFSQFHGLITHYKIGALCMNIVEHELKRYDLWQDELQKKKKACEEDPDNQSLKKDHEKAFKKYQGLLVKQEQLLRVALYLLLNLAEDPRTELKMRNKNIVLMLVKTLDRENAELLVLVVSFLKKLSIYLENKNDMAEIDTIEKLASLVPCEHEDLLNITLRLLLNLSFDTGLRSKMVQVGLLPKLTALLGNESQKQIAMCILYHISVDDRFKSMFAYTDCIPQLMKMLFEHGEEPIDAELISFCINLAANKRNAQIMCEGNGLKMLMKRSLKLKDPLLMKMIRNISQHDGPPKHLFIDYVGDLAAQIGPDEDEDFVIECLGTLANLTIPELDWELVLKEYNLVPFLKDHLKPGSAEDDLILEVVIMIGTVSMDDSCAAMFAKSGIIPALIELLNAQQEDDEFVCQIVYVFYQMVFHQATRDVIIKETQAPAYLIDLMHDKNAEIRKVCDNTLDIIAEYDEEWGKKIQSEKFRWYNSQWLEMVENRQMDEAEPYMYGDDSDLLERPDLFYSADGIIPSDGAISPEFFHTQNGDVIGQQTFAVGAGTDGFGQMAVSPGRPITAYGFRPDEQYYYGYASSR, encoded by the exons ATGCAGTCGGAGGATGCTCGCTTTTTGCAGAG GAAAGTCAAGGGAGGGAGCATAGATGTCCATCCAACAGAGAAAGCACTTGTTGTGCAGTATGAGGTGGAAGCCACCATTTTGGGAGAAATGGGAGCTCCCATGCTTGGGGAACGGAAGGAGTGCCAGAAAAT TATCCGCCTCAAGAGCCTGAACTCCAACACGGACATCGCCTCGCTGGCTCGCAAGGTAGTGGATGAGTGCAGGCTGATACACCCCTCAAAGCTGGCTGAGGTTGAGCAGCTGCTGTACTACTTGCAGAATCGTAGGAAGTCCAATGGCAAAG agaaaaaagagaaaaggcagATCAAACCTAGAGATCTGACTCCTTTTGAAGGGATGGAG ATTGATGAGGAGGCCAACATCAACAACATCGATGACTATGTAGAGCTTCTGTATGAGGACATACCAGAGAAAGTGAGAGGCTCTACACTAATTCTCCAGCTGGCTCGTAATCCTGACAATCTAAAGGAGCTGCTGCACAATG AAACTGCCCTTGGTGCCCTGGCTCGTGTTCTCCGAGAAGACTGGAAGCAAAGTGTGGAGCTGGCCACCACTATAATCTAcatcttcttttgtttttccag CTTCTCCCAGTTCCATGGATTAATCACCCACTACAAGATCGGAGCCCTCTGCATGAACATTGTTGAGCATGAATTGAAGAGATACGACTTATGGCAGGACGAActacagaagaagaaaaaagcct GCGAAGAAGACCCAGACAACCAAAGCTTGAAGAAGGACCATGAGAAGGCCTTTAAGAAATACCAAGGTCTCCTGGTGAAACAGGAGCAACTTTTGCGAG TGGCCTTATACCTGCTCCTTAATCTGGCCGAGGACCCACGCACAGAGTTAAAGATGCGGAACAAGAACATTGTCCTCATGCTGGTGAAGACCCTGGACAGAGAGAATGCAGAGCTGCTGGTGCTGGTGGTCTCTTTCCTCAAGAAGCTCAGTATTTACTTGGAGAACAAGAATGACATG GCTGAAATCGACACCATAGAGAAGCTAGCCAGTCTGGTTCCGTGCGAGCACGAGGACCTCTTGAACATTACTCTGCGGCTCCTCCTCAACCTCTCCTTCGACACGGGACTGCGCAGCAAGATGGTGCAAGTGGGCCTGCTTCCGAAACTCACCGCACTGCTAG gtAATGAGAGCCAGAAGCAGATAGCCATGTGCATCCTGTACCACATCAGTGTCGACGACCGATTCAAGTCAATGTTTGCCTACACTGATTGCATTCCCCAG CTCATGAAGATGCTATTTGAACATGGTGAGGAGCCAATAGATGCTGAACTGATCTCCTTCTGTATCAATCTGGCAGCCAACAAGAGGAATGCCCAAATCATGTGTGAAG GTAATGGCCTGAAGATGCTGATGAAGAGGTCGCTAAAGTTAAAGGATCCACTTTTGATGAAAATGATCCGAAACATATCTCAGCATGATGGTCCACCTAAACATTTGTTCATT GACTATGTGGGTGACCTGGCAGCCCAGATTGGACCAGATGAGGATGAGGACTTTGTGATCGAGTGCTTGGGTACGCTGGCCAACCTCACCATCCCAGAGCTGGACTGGGAGCTGGTGCTAAAGGAGTACAACTTGGTGCCCTTCCTGAAGGACCATCTAAAGCCAG GGTCAGCAGAGGATGACCTCATCCTGGAAGTGGTGATCATGATTGGGACAGTGTCCATGGATGACTCCTGTGCTGCTATGTTTGCCAAGTCCGGTATCATCCCAGCCCTCATCGAGCTGCTCAATG ctcAGCAGGAGGATGACGAGTTTGTCTGTCAGATTGTCTATGTCTTCTACCAGATGGTGTTCCACCAGGCCACCCGAGATGTCATCATCAAGGAGACGC AGGCCCCGGCCTACCTTATTGATTTGATGCATGACAAAAACGCTGAGATCAGGAAGGTCTGTGATAACACACTGGATATAATTGCG GAGTATGATGAGGAGTGGGGGAAGAAGATCCAGAGCGAGAAGTTCCGCTGGTACAACTCGCAGTGGCTGGAGATGGTGGAGAACCGGCAGATGGATGAGGCCGAGCCCTATATGTATGGTGATGACAGTGACCTGCTGGAGCGTCCTGACCTCTTCTACAGCGCTG ATGGAATCATTCCGTCAGATGGTGCAATCAGCCCTGAGTTTTTCCACACCCAGAATGGTGACGTCATAGGACAGCAGACCTTCGCTGTCGG TGCGGGCACCGATGGATTTGGACAGATGGCGGTCTCTCCAGGACGACCCATCACAGCCTACGGGTTCCGGCCCGATGAGCAGTACTACTATGGATATGCATCCTCTCGATAA